Proteins from one Bradyrhizobium sp. CB82 genomic window:
- a CDS encoding response regulator: protein MSNRALISIVDDDQHFRESMRKLVTLLGYTVEAFPSAADFLASRLVPETACLVADVHMPGMTGVELHRHLVNSGYAIPTIIVTAYSDEVVRDRALKDGVVCYLSKPVDDDHLERCLRSALQPGTPIEDNS, encoded by the coding sequence ATGTCGAACCGTGCGCTGATATCCATCGTCGATGATGACCAGCACTTTCGCGAATCAATGCGAAAACTCGTAACATTGCTGGGCTACACTGTCGAAGCGTTTCCGTCAGCAGCCGATTTCCTCGCATCGCGTCTCGTGCCTGAAACCGCCTGCTTGGTCGCCGACGTTCACATGCCTGGCATGACTGGAGTTGAATTGCATAGGCATTTGGTCAACAGCGGGTACGCGATCCCGACGATTATCGTTACTGCATATTCCGATGAAGTCGTCAGGGATCGGGCCCTAAAGGACGGGGTTGTTTGCTACCTCAGCAAGCCAGTGGACGACGACCATCTGGAGCGATGCCTGCGTTCGGCTCTGCAGCCCGGTACGCCGATCGAAGACAATTCATGA
- a CDS encoding response regulator produces the protein MGNANPSVSVIDDDPAFRDSVVRLLRTVGIHTRQFSSVHDFLEVDPPEGPTCLVLDVRMPGRSGLDLQRDLAAANRQVPIIFITAHADVPMTVQAMKGGAIEFLTKPFRDQDLLDAVEIGLARDRVRQESERVLAMLRERFDTLSSREREVMLHVVVGRLNKQIANAVGITESTVKVHRTHLMRKMKARSLPELSRMADILNVRAQQPHDS, from the coding sequence ATGGGTAACGCAAATCCCAGTGTCTCGGTCATTGATGACGATCCCGCGTTTCGCGACTCGGTCGTGCGGCTGCTGCGGACGGTCGGCATCCATACCCGCCAATTTTCGTCTGTTCACGATTTTCTCGAGGTCGATCCGCCGGAGGGCCCGACTTGCCTGGTGCTCGACGTGAGAATGCCGGGGCGAAGCGGTCTTGACCTTCAGCGCGATCTTGCCGCCGCAAATAGGCAAGTGCCGATCATCTTCATCACAGCTCATGCCGACGTGCCAATGACCGTGCAGGCGATGAAAGGGGGGGCGATAGAGTTCCTTACAAAGCCGTTCCGTGATCAGGATCTTCTCGACGCCGTCGAGATCGGTCTCGCTCGCGACCGTGTCCGTCAGGAGAGTGAACGGGTATTGGCCATGCTCAGGGAGCGCTTCGACACGCTCAGCTCCCGCGAGCGTGAGGTCATGCTCCATGTCGTGGTGGGCCGCCTAAACAAACAAATTGCCAACGCTGTCGGCATCACCGAGTCTACGGTGAAGGTGCATCGTACCCACCTGATGCGAAAGATGAAGGCGCGTTCGCTTCCCGAGCTCAGCCGGATGGCGGACATCCTCAACGTGAGAGCACAGCAGCCACACGACTCCTAA
- a CDS encoding AraC family transcriptional regulator — protein MHASESIALSERLALSRHLHPGLQTTIPEPSFAADQQLHLVAHGLAELLETARRELERDREVAKASLIKASRILHVEIERCYGANGCARGGLVAWQIASVRTYIDSNLHRVIHIRDLSSVARRSRAHFARQFKLAFGEPPHAYVVRRRLKKACHLMMTSATSLSEIALSVGLSDQSHLCRLFKRAYGQSPNSWRREYEVLIADQSRRAASVRDVI, from the coding sequence ATGCACGCATCAGAATCGATCGCACTTTCCGAACGCTTGGCACTATCTCGTCATCTCCACCCCGGGCTTCAAACTACAATACCAGAACCCTCCTTTGCAGCTGATCAACAGCTCCACCTGGTTGCACACGGCCTGGCCGAACTGCTCGAAACTGCAAGGCGAGAGCTAGAGCGCGACAGAGAGGTGGCCAAGGCGTCACTGATTAAGGCATCGCGCATCTTGCACGTGGAGATCGAGCGTTGTTATGGCGCTAATGGCTGCGCAAGAGGCGGTCTGGTGGCTTGGCAGATCGCCAGCGTGCGAACTTACATTGACAGCAACTTACATCGCGTCATTCATATCCGGGATCTCAGTTCGGTCGCGCGTCGGAGCCGCGCGCACTTCGCTCGACAATTCAAGTTGGCATTCGGCGAGCCGCCACATGCCTACGTCGTGAGAAGGCGTCTGAAGAAAGCGTGCCACCTGATGATGACCAGCGCGACGTCCCTAAGTGAAATAGCGCTGAGCGTCGGGCTTTCGGATCAATCGCATTTGTGCAGGCTTTTCAAGCGAGCCTATGGGCAAAGTCCAAACAGTTGGCGCCGCGAATACGAGGTCCTTATAGCCGACCAATCTCGTCGAGCCGCAAGTGTGCGAGATGTGATTTGA
- a CDS encoding PAS domain S-box protein codes for MSLTSSQPASAAPVAGGVQDSAKLFSADETSKLHILWEDGERLFCRGERHADSDHAGVLVVLPTAEHPAPATLDRLAHEYGLKDQLDRAWAVQPLQLVREGGRTVLVLEDPGGQPLDRHLGRPMEVGQFLRFAIRLAAALRGLHERGIIHKDIKPANVLVNLATEQVWLTGFGIASRLPRERQAPAPPEVIAGTLAYMAPEQTGRMNRSIDSRSDLYALGITLYQMLTGQLPFTASDPMEWVHCHIARRPDAPGERLKEVPGAVSAIIMKLLAKTAEERYQTASGLESDLKHCLASWEAQHRIDAFPLAEHDTPDRLLIPEKLYGRAREVEILLASFDRIVSGGGPELVLVSGYSGIGKSAVVHELHKALVPPRGLFAAGKFDQYKRDIPYATVAEAFQSLVRLLLGKSEADLASWRDALLEALGSNGRLMIDLVPELKLIIGDQPPVSELPSQDAQRRFQLVFRRFIGVFARPEHPLALFLDDLQWLDAATLDLLDNLLTGSDLTNLLLIGAYRSNEVDATHPLRRKLDAITSAGGRVEEITLAPLAGEHFGHLIADTLRCEPARAAPLARLVHEKAGGNPFFAIQFLYALAEQQLLSFDHDAARWSWNLEGIHAKGYTDNVVDLMVGKLARLPAKTQEALQQLACLGNTADIATVSLVLGTSEEEVHALLWEAARQELVHRRAFAYQFAHDRIQEAVYSLIPQASRPEAHLRIGRLLASQMPPEQQEEAIFEIVNQLNRGAALITSREERERLAERNLIAGRRAKASTAYSSACRYLAAARANLGQQGWLDCYDLAFNVCIELAECEVLSSNFEEAARWIEELLIRARSKVERAQTYRLRMVLQLVHADNAAAIRTGVECLQTFGIQLPERPTNDQVTAEYDAMWSNLGARAIGSLLDLPMMENPNMREVMNVFTMLFLSAYFIDSNLRQTIVCRMVRVTLDHGTTASGGTAYGFLSIFLGPFFQRYKEGEEFAQLAFAVAEKHGFKEQKAAANFLKQMAVVWTRPIEVALTCLDDAIAAAQETGDIIWACYSLEHRLTDCLVRGDHLDQIWSESGKAVELIERFKFRHVADIVCSIRLFVQKLRGQADGAAVVAESALETRLLENGVAVVLCFHWILQIQRHLLLGNPERALEYAEKAKPLLWSARCHIQFANYCLYKAFALAAVYGTASPEKRAEIRSELSSNAQAFERWAESCPVTFSQKHLLVCGELARVEGRAIEAMQLYERAARTAAEHGFVQDQALANELAGQCCLASGLEHAAHAYFREARHCYLCWGANGKVRQLDELYPHLRDDEPTPSVTRTIRAPIEHLDLATVVKVSQAISGEIVLQPLVDTLMRMALEQAGAERGLLIVARGAMPQIEAEATSSGNTIILQQGGQPITAAVLPESVIHYVLRSRESLILGDAATQSPFDADPYVRERQARSILCLPLITQTKLIGVLYLENNLTPHVFAPARIAVLKLVASQAAIALENSRLYRDLQEREAKIRRLVDANIIGIFIWDFEGRVLEANDEFLRMVGYDREDLVSGRIRWADLTPPHWRDKNNAKIEQQKCGGRFEPFEKEYLRKDGSRVPALIGGATFEEGGDEGVAFVLDLTERKCAEEALRESEYKLRQIIETVPGLLWSVDPNGEPTHINQRTLDYSGMRIEDLKQGGWRALLHPDDLPETLRAFSHAIETGSSYQHVSRLRRADGEFRWHDTRGEPLRDREGRVIQWYGLSVDIDEGKKAEDRLRRSEAYLAEAQRLSHTGTAVYNATEILYWSEEASRIWGLPPQGIPSREAVWQRIHPDDVDRVNQNIEQGLREKRSFSNEFRIILPDRTVKHVEATNYPVFSANGELVEIVATGVDVTERKRAEQALRQSEARFQRLVDSNIIGIFIWDFDGRILGANDEFLRMVGYAREDLVAGSVWWSEMTPPDWRDRNNARIEQQKASGRFQPFEKEFSRKDGSRVPILIGGATFEEGGNQGIAFVLDLTERKRAEERLRVQHTVVQILAEAATIEEATPRILRAMGECLGWDVGVLWRVDREAEALRCVEFWHKASIRVPEFERASREFTFVPGLGLPGRVWSGLEPEYIPDVVSDENFPRAPIAEREGLHEAFGFPILLGGEVLGVVEFFSRKIGQPDKELLKMLAVIGSQIGQFIERKRAEEALQRSEGYLAEAEKLTHTGSWAWDPRTQKVLYCSEEMFRIFGLDPRESSPSRDNFRQQIHPEDRDWVRKRFEKSIRERVDTYAEYRVLLPDGTVRHINASGHPVLNEDGKLIEFIGTAVDVTERMRASEALRKAQLELAHANRVSTMGEFAASLSHEILHPIATARNNARAGMRFLEMNPPNLDEAREAFACVVRDADRGKDIIGRMRDHIKKAPPRKECFGLNEAINEVVVMVRSAIADNSVSVKTRLAEGALAIHGDRVQLQQVLLNLILNAVEAMGSVEAGARELMVSTEQDHTGVLVAVRDSGPGIDATQLDRVFEAFYTTKSGGTGMGLSICRSIIDAHGGKLWAEANEPRGAVFQFTLPAAQEDS; via the coding sequence ATGTCCTTGACCTCCTCTCAGCCTGCAAGCGCCGCGCCGGTTGCGGGCGGAGTACAAGATTCCGCCAAGCTGTTCAGCGCGGATGAGACTAGCAAGTTGCATATCCTATGGGAGGACGGCGAACGCCTCTTCTGCCGAGGAGAACGTCACGCTGACTCTGATCACGCCGGTGTGCTGGTCGTGCTGCCCACAGCTGAACATCCAGCACCTGCTACTCTAGATCGTCTCGCTCATGAATATGGATTGAAGGACCAGCTGGACCGTGCATGGGCGGTACAGCCTCTTCAGCTCGTCCGCGAAGGCGGACGAACCGTGCTGGTCCTCGAGGATCCCGGCGGCCAGCCGTTGGATCGGCATCTCGGCCGTCCGATGGAGGTAGGGCAGTTCTTGCGGTTTGCAATCCGCTTAGCGGCCGCGCTTCGCGGGTTACACGAACGCGGTATCATTCATAAGGATATCAAGCCGGCCAATGTGCTCGTCAATTTGGCTACCGAACAAGTCTGGCTGACGGGCTTTGGCATCGCGTCGCGCCTACCGCGCGAGCGCCAGGCGCCTGCCCCGCCAGAGGTCATCGCCGGCACGCTCGCCTATATGGCGCCCGAGCAGACCGGACGAATGAACAGGTCAATCGATTCACGCAGTGATTTGTACGCCCTCGGCATCACGCTGTATCAGATGCTTACGGGGCAGCTCCCGTTCACCGCGTCCGACCCGATGGAATGGGTACACTGTCATATTGCCAGACGGCCGGACGCGCCCGGCGAGCGGCTAAAGGAAGTGCCCGGCGCCGTCTCGGCCATCATCATGAAGCTGCTCGCCAAGACTGCCGAGGAACGTTATCAGACGGCCTCTGGTCTGGAGAGCGACCTCAAGCACTGCCTTGCCTCATGGGAGGCTCAGCATCGGATCGACGCCTTCCCACTTGCCGAGCACGACACGCCCGACCGGTTGCTGATCCCCGAAAAACTGTACGGGCGGGCGCGCGAGGTCGAGATTTTGCTCGCCTCTTTCGACCGTATCGTTAGCGGCGGGGGACCGGAGTTGGTGCTGGTCTCCGGCTATTCCGGCATCGGCAAGTCCGCCGTCGTGCACGAGCTGCATAAGGCGCTCGTGCCGCCGCGCGGACTGTTCGCCGCCGGCAAGTTCGACCAGTACAAGCGCGACATTCCCTATGCGACAGTCGCCGAGGCTTTTCAGAGCCTCGTGCGGCTGCTGCTCGGCAAAAGTGAGGCCGACTTAGCGAGTTGGCGCGACGCCCTTCTGGAGGCGCTCGGCTCGAACGGGCGGCTCATGATCGACCTCGTTCCCGAGCTCAAGCTCATCATCGGCGACCAGCCACCAGTGTCAGAGCTTCCGTCACAAGACGCGCAACGGCGCTTCCAGCTGGTGTTTCGGCGCTTCATTGGCGTGTTCGCCCGGCCGGAGCATCCGCTGGCGCTTTTCCTCGACGATCTGCAATGGCTGGATGCAGCGACGCTTGACTTGCTCGACAATCTGCTAACTGGATCGGATCTGACGAACCTGCTGCTGATCGGCGCCTATCGCAGCAACGAGGTCGACGCCACCCATCCGCTGAGGCGCAAGCTCGATGCCATTACGAGCGCCGGCGGAAGGGTTGAGGAGATCACGCTTGCGCCGCTTGCCGGTGAGCATTTCGGGCATTTGATAGCGGATACGCTGCGTTGCGAGCCGGCACGCGCCGCGCCGCTGGCGCGGCTGGTGCACGAGAAGGCCGGTGGCAATCCGTTCTTCGCGATTCAGTTTCTTTACGCGCTTGCCGAACAGCAACTGCTCAGCTTCGATCACGACGCTGCGCGGTGGTCGTGGAACCTCGAGGGCATTCACGCCAAGGGGTACACCGACAATGTCGTCGATCTCATGGTTGGGAAGCTGGCCCGCCTGCCCGCCAAAACCCAGGAGGCATTGCAGCAGCTCGCCTGTCTCGGAAACACCGCTGATATCGCGACAGTTTCGCTCGTCCTTGGGACGTCTGAGGAAGAGGTCCACGCATTGCTGTGGGAGGCGGCGCGCCAGGAACTGGTCCATCGGCGCGCGTTCGCCTATCAGTTCGCCCACGATCGCATTCAGGAAGCCGTCTATTCGCTGATACCGCAAGCGTCACGTCCCGAGGCGCACCTTCGCATTGGCAGGCTGCTTGCGAGCCAGATGCCTCCCGAACAGCAGGAGGAGGCGATCTTCGAGATCGTCAACCAGCTCAACCGCGGCGCGGCTTTGATCACGTCGCGGGAGGAGCGCGAGCGCCTCGCCGAACGGAACCTGATCGCTGGCAGGCGCGCCAAGGCCTCGACCGCCTATTCTTCGGCGTGCCGCTATCTAGCAGCGGCGAGGGCGAATCTGGGCCAGCAAGGGTGGTTGGACTGCTACGACTTGGCGTTCAACGTGTGCATCGAACTGGCGGAATGTGAGGTCCTAAGCTCCAATTTCGAGGAAGCCGCTCGGTGGATCGAAGAGCTGCTGATCCGCGCACGTTCAAAAGTCGAGCGCGCCCAGACGTATCGGCTCAGAATGGTGCTCCAGTTGGTGCATGCCGACAATGCAGCGGCAATCCGAACAGGGGTCGAGTGTTTGCAGACGTTTGGCATTCAACTACCGGAACGCCCAACGAATGATCAGGTAACGGCCGAGTATGACGCGATGTGGTCCAACCTGGGCGCGCGTGCGATTGGAAGCCTTCTTGACCTCCCGATGATGGAAAATCCAAATATGCGCGAGGTCATGAACGTCTTCACCATGCTATTCCTCTCTGCCTATTTCATCGATAGCAATCTCCGCCAAACGATCGTGTGCCGAATGGTGCGTGTGACACTGGACCACGGCACGACGGCTTCGGGCGGCACGGCTTATGGATTTCTGTCCATTTTTTTGGGGCCGTTTTTCCAGCGCTACAAGGAAGGCGAGGAATTCGCTCAATTGGCCTTTGCGGTGGCGGAAAAGCATGGATTTAAGGAGCAAAAAGCGGCCGCAAACTTCCTAAAGCAGATGGCGGTTGTCTGGACGCGGCCCATCGAGGTCGCCCTGACGTGCCTCGATGACGCGATCGCCGCTGCCCAAGAGACTGGAGATATCATTTGGGCCTGCTACAGCTTGGAACACCGCCTGACGGATTGCTTGGTCCGCGGGGATCACCTCGACCAGATTTGGTCCGAATCGGGGAAGGCAGTGGAGCTTATCGAGCGATTCAAGTTCCGCCATGTGGCCGATATCGTGTGCAGCATTCGGCTTTTCGTCCAGAAGCTTCGGGGGCAAGCGGATGGCGCTGCCGTTGTGGCGGAATCAGCTCTTGAAACTCGGCTGCTGGAAAATGGCGTTGCGGTTGTCCTCTGCTTCCATTGGATATTGCAGATTCAGCGGCACCTGCTGCTTGGCAATCCCGAGAGGGCGCTTGAGTATGCAGAGAAAGCCAAACCACTCCTTTGGTCCGCTCGTTGCCACATTCAGTTCGCGAACTATTGCCTCTATAAGGCATTCGCGCTTGCGGCAGTTTATGGCACGGCTTCGCCCGAGAAACGGGCTGAAATCCGCTCGGAGCTCTCCTCGAATGCTCAAGCATTCGAACGCTGGGCCGAAAGTTGCCCTGTGACTTTCAGCCAGAAGCACCTTCTCGTTTGTGGAGAGCTGGCCCGCGTGGAAGGGCGCGCCATAGAAGCCATGCAGCTTTATGAGCGTGCCGCTAGGACTGCGGCCGAACATGGCTTCGTTCAGGACCAAGCGTTGGCAAACGAGTTAGCGGGGCAGTGTTGTCTGGCCTCTGGCCTCGAGCATGCGGCGCATGCCTATTTCCGCGAAGCGCGCCACTGCTATCTGTGCTGGGGAGCCAATGGCAAGGTCAGGCAACTGGACGAGTTGTATCCCCACCTCAGGGACGACGAACCGACGCCCAGTGTGACGAGGACAATCAGAGCGCCCATTGAGCATCTCGACCTCGCGACCGTCGTTAAAGTCTCGCAAGCGATCTCGGGTGAGATCGTGCTGCAACCGTTAGTCGATACGCTTATGCGCATGGCCCTTGAGCAGGCGGGCGCCGAGCGGGGTCTGCTGATTGTTGCGCGCGGGGCTATGCCGCAGATCGAAGCGGAAGCCACGAGCAGCGGCAATACGATCATCTTGCAGCAGGGCGGCCAGCCCATAACCGCTGCGGTGCTGCCCGAATCCGTAATTCACTATGTGCTGCGCAGCCGTGAAAGCCTCATCCTTGGTGATGCCGCAACTCAATCCCCGTTTGATGCCGATCCTTATGTCCGCGAGCGCCAAGCGCGGTCCATTCTCTGTCTGCCCCTGATCACCCAGACCAAGCTTATCGGCGTGCTCTATCTCGAGAACAATCTCACCCCCCACGTCTTCGCGCCGGCCCGCATCGCCGTACTGAAGCTGGTGGCGTCGCAGGCAGCCATCGCGCTGGAGAATTCACGTCTTTACCGGGATCTTCAGGAGCGGGAGGCAAAGATCCGGCGCCTGGTCGACGCCAATATCATCGGAATTTTCATCTGGGACTTCGAAGGTCGCGTACTTGAGGCCAACGACGAATTTCTTCGCATGGTGGGCTACGATCGCGAAGACCTGGTGTCGGGCCGCATAAGGTGGGCGGACCTGACGCCGCCTCACTGGCGCGACAAGAATAATGCGAAGATCGAACAGCAAAAATGCGGCGGACGGTTTGAGCCATTCGAAAAAGAATACTTGAGAAAAGACGGTAGCCGTGTGCCCGCGCTGATTGGCGGGGCAACGTTTGAAGAGGGCGGCGACGAGGGCGTTGCGTTTGTCCTCGATCTGACGGAGCGCAAATGCGCCGAGGAAGCCCTTCGGGAAAGCGAATACAAACTGCGTCAAATCATCGAAACAGTGCCAGGCTTGCTCTGGTCAGTGGACCCCAACGGCGAACCGACCCATATCAATCAGCGCACGTTGGACTATAGCGGCATGCGAATTGAGGATCTCAAGCAAGGTGGCTGGCGCGCGCTCCTGCACCCTGACGACCTCCCGGAAACTTTGCGGGCCTTCTCTCACGCAATTGAGACTGGCAGTTCGTATCAGCACGTGAGCCGTCTCCGGCGGGCGGACGGCGAGTTTCGTTGGCACGATACTCGCGGAGAGCCTCTGCGCGATCGGGAGGGACGCGTCATCCAGTGGTATGGCCTGTCTGTCGATATCGATGAAGGCAAGAAGGCCGAAGACCGGCTGCGCCGCAGCGAAGCCTATCTGGCGGAAGCACAGAGGCTGAGCCACACCGGCACCGCGGTCTATAATGCGACGGAAATTCTTTATTGGTCCGAGGAGGCTTCCCGCATCTGGGGGCTTCCGCCGCAAGGTATTCCGAGCCGGGAAGCGGTATGGCAACGGATCCATCCAGACGACGTAGACAGGGTGAACCAAAACATCGAGCAAGGATTGCGCGAAAAGAGAAGCTTCTCGAACGAATTCAGAATCATACTACCCGATAGAACAGTAAAACATGTCGAAGCGACTAACTACCCTGTGTTCTCGGCAAACGGAGAGCTTGTTGAGATTGTCGCCACGGGCGTCGACGTGACAGAGCGCAAGCGCGCCGAGCAAGCATTGCGGCAAAGCGAAGCAAGGTTCCAGCGTCTGGTCGATTCCAACATCATCGGAATTTTCATTTGGGATTTCGACGGTCGCATTCTTGGGGCCAACGACGAATTTCTTCGCATGGTGGGTTACGCCCGCGAAGACCTGGTCGCGGGCAGCGTCTGGTGGTCGGAAATGACGCCGCCCGACTGGCGCGACAGGAATAACGCAAGGATCGAACAGCAAAAAGCCAGCGGTCGGTTCCAACCATTCGAAAAGGAATTCAGCAGGAAAGACGGTAGTCGTGTGCCGATACTGATCGGTGGGGCAACGTTTGAAGAGGGCGGTAACCAGGGCATCGCATTCGTGCTCGATCTGACGGAGCGCAAGCGCGCAGAGGAACGCCTCCGCGTGCAGCACACTGTTGTGCAGATTTTGGCGGAAGCGGCCACGATCGAAGAGGCCACTCCGAGAATACTGCGGGCCATGGGCGAGTGTCTGGGATGGGATGTGGGCGTGCTCTGGCGCGTGGACCGGGAGGCCGAGGCGCTGCGCTGTGTGGAGTTTTGGCATAAAGCGTCGATAAGAGTCCCGGAATTTGAAAGAGCCAGCCGGGAGTTTACTTTCGTTCCGGGCTTGGGACTACCGGGCCGGGTGTGGTCCGGCCTTGAGCCCGAATACATTCCCGATGTCGTTTCTGACGAAAACTTTCCGCGCGCACCCATCGCCGAACGCGAAGGACTACACGAGGCCTTCGGCTTTCCTATCCTGCTCGGCGGGGAAGTCTTGGGCGTGGTCGAGTTTTTCAGCCGCAAGATCGGGCAACCCGATAAGGAGCTGCTCAAGATGCTGGCCGTTATCGGCAGCCAGATCGGTCAGTTCATCGAGCGCAAGCGCGCCGAGGAGGCCTTACAGCGAAGCGAGGGCTATTTGGCCGAAGCGGAGAAGCTGACGCATACGGGCAGTTGGGCTTGGGATCCCCGCACCCAAAAGGTGCTGTACTGCTCCGAGGAAATGTTCCGAATTTTCGGATTAGATCCGCGGGAGAGCTCACCTTCCCGAGACAATTTTCGACAGCAAATTCACCCCGAGGATCGCGATTGGGTAAGGAAGAGATTTGAGAAGTCGATTCGCGAAAGAGTCGATACCTACGCCGAGTACAGGGTTCTTCTGCCAGACGGAACAGTCAGGCACATCAATGCCTCGGGTCATCCGGTTCTCAATGAAGACGGCAAGCTCATCGAGTTTATTGGTACGGCTGTAGATGTGACAGAGCGTATGCGCGCCTCGGAAGCTCTGCGCAAGGCGCAACTGGAACTCGCGCACGCCAATCGCGTGAGCACGATGGGAGAGTTCGCTGCATCGCTGTCTCACGAAATCTTGCATCCTATCGCGACCGCCCGCAACAACGCCCGTGCAGGAATGCGTTTCTTGGAAATGAATCCGCCGAATCTGGATGAGGCCAGGGAAGCGTTCGCCTGTGTTGTCAGGGACGCAGACCGAGGTAAGGATATCATCGGACGGATGCGAGATCACATCAAGAAAGCGCCGCCGCGAAAAGAGTGTTTTGGCCTCAATGAAGCGATCAACGAGGTGGTTGTTATGGTACGAAGCGCAATCGCCGACAACAGTGTCTCGGTCAAGACTCGCCTCGCGGAGGGTGCGCTCGCCATTCATGGGGATCGCGTTCAACTGCAACAAGTCTTGCTGAACCTGATCCTCAACGCGGTTGAAGCAATGGGCTCGGTTGAGGCGGGAGCACGAGAGCTAATGGTCAGCACAGAGCAAGACCACACAGGCGTTCTCGTGGCCGTGCGCGATTCCGGGCCGGGCATCGATGCGACGCAATTGGACCGCGTCTTCGAGGCTTTTTACACTACCAAATCCGGTGGAACAGGAATGGGGCTGTCGATCTGCCGGTCCATCATCGATGCTCATGGGGGCAAGCTATGGGCAGAGGCAAACGAGCCGCGCGGCGCTGTATTTCAGTTCACCTTGCCCGCGGCCCAAGAGGACTCATGA
- a CDS encoding DUF459 domain-containing protein, whose translation MGISTRSGPLIALAIATLMLISLGGPASAQFFNFGGFQQRPPQRSGDGSGGGWFGNDAFGPFQQRAPQPQWHRRRAATPMREDSSRAPPPGRRGTVHERNVLVFGDGMADWLAYGLEDAYTEQPDIGVIRKVKTISGLIQYQPKGAPADWAAAASNILTKEKPDVIVVMLGLNDRMTIREPTAEKGERPADKKNDRNVRKPDNKPGDAKSNDNPDNTVAKADDKAADSELPGDDVENTDAPRVATEKSTRSPNDIYQFRDDRWVELYSRKIDEMITVVKSKGVPVVWVGLPAIFGRKSTSEMQFLDALYRAASGRAGITYVDTWDGFVDEAGAFVQKGPDLEGQIRQLRTYDGVYFTKPGARKLAHYVEREIIRLLAGRSEPIAVQTEPASRDTNAVPGQPAPRPLAGPIVPLVAATVNSDQLLGGPGTPPAAVDALAARVMIKGEALSAPAGRADDFTWPRREVETPVASASPDGLREVRAGRIARDEKHNR comes from the coding sequence ATGGGCATCTCGACCCGAAGCGGCCCGCTGATCGCGTTGGCAATTGCGACGTTGATGTTGATCAGCCTCGGCGGACCTGCCTCGGCACAGTTCTTCAATTTTGGCGGATTTCAGCAACGGCCGCCGCAACGCAGTGGCGACGGGTCCGGTGGCGGCTGGTTTGGTAACGACGCTTTTGGTCCGTTTCAGCAGCGCGCGCCGCAGCCTCAGTGGCATAGGCGGAGAGCCGCGACGCCCATGCGCGAAGATTCTTCAAGGGCCCCACCGCCTGGAAGGCGCGGCACAGTGCACGAACGCAACGTGCTCGTGTTCGGCGACGGCATGGCCGACTGGCTCGCTTACGGCCTGGAGGACGCGTATACCGAGCAGCCCGACATCGGCGTGATCCGGAAGGTGAAGACCATCTCCGGCCTGATCCAGTACCAGCCCAAGGGCGCGCCTGCCGATTGGGCGGCCGCTGCGAGCAACATCCTAACCAAGGAAAAGCCCGACGTCATCGTGGTGATGCTAGGCCTCAACGATCGCATGACGATCCGCGAGCCAACTGCCGAGAAGGGCGAGAGGCCGGCCGACAAGAAGAACGACAGGAATGTGCGAAAGCCAGACAACAAGCCCGGAGATGCGAAGTCGAACGACAATCCGGACAACACCGTGGCCAAAGCCGACGACAAGGCGGCCGACAGCGAATTGCCTGGGGACGATGTAGAGAATACCGACGCACCGCGGGTGGCGACCGAGAAGAGCACGCGCTCGCCAAATGACATCTACCAGTTTCGCGACGACCGCTGGGTCGAGCTCTACAGCAGGAAGATCGACGAGATGATCACGGTCGTGAAGTCGAAGGGCGTGCCGGTGGTCTGGGTGGGACTGCCTGCGATCTTCGGACGGAAGAGCACCTCTGAGATGCAATTTCTCGACGCGCTCTACCGCGCCGCCTCGGGTCGCGCCGGGATCACCTACGTCGATACCTGGGATGGATTTGTCGACGAGGCCGGGGCCTTCGTGCAGAAAGGGCCCGATCTCGAAGGCCAGATCCGCCAGTTGCGCACTTATGACGGCGTCTATTTCACCAAGCCCGGCGCGCGCAAACTCGCCCACTATGTCGAGCGGGAGATCATCCGTCTTCTTGCCGGGCGCTCGGAGCCGATTGCGGTACAAACTGAGCCTGCGAGTCGCGACACCAATGCGGTCCCCGGTCAGCCCGCGCCGCGTCCGCTGGCGGGGCCGATCGTACCGCTGGTCGCCGCCACCGTTAACAGCGACCAATTGCTCGGCGGCCCGGGTACGCCGCCGGCTGCAGTCGACGCGCTCGCTGCGCGGGTCATGATCAAAGGTGAGGCGTTGTCGGCGCCGGCTGGTCGCGCCGACGATTTTACCTGGCCGCGCCGCGAAGTTGAAACGCCAGTGGCGTCGGCATCGCCCGACGGCCTGCGCGAGGTCCGCGCTGGCCGGATCGCTAGAGATGAAAAGCACAACCGCTGA